One part of the Terrimicrobium sacchariphilum genome encodes these proteins:
- the glnT gene encoding type III glutamate--ammonia ligase, translated as MSDVKAIKEDLQGKGVKYCIGAYVDIHGVPKGKVVPISHFESFASGSELYTGYALDGLGQSPNDDEIASVPDLERGIQLPWQKEVAWFPADNTYHGESYPLNTRNVLKSVLARAAEKGWKFNLGIECEVYFLKLTDDGRLEVANKDDNLSKAAYDVKRFLDSYPMLDEIAGYIDDLGWGLYSFDHEDGHGQFEFDFGYSDALTMCDRYIFFRYMAKQVAAKYGLIATFMPKPFGDKTGNGAHFNMSLASLETGENLFKQADRSDPYSLGLSALGYQFTAGILRHGQALCAAWAPTVNSYKRLVRRGLMGYYSWAPVFNSFGTNNRTNSVRIPMAGGRVESRNADSSCNPYLAAALALAAGLEGIEQQLDPGPPRTENLYEHTDAELAELGVQHLPRSLGEAVAAFDRDPFVEQILGAELKKEFITYKSAEWEEYNLTVTPWEIHKYARLY; from the coding sequence AAGCAATCAAAGAGGATCTTCAGGGAAAGGGTGTGAAGTATTGCATCGGCGCTTACGTGGATATCCACGGTGTTCCCAAGGGAAAAGTGGTGCCCATCTCGCACTTTGAAAGTTTTGCTTCGGGTTCGGAGCTTTACACGGGCTACGCGCTCGACGGCCTCGGTCAGAGCCCCAACGACGATGAGATCGCCTCCGTGCCTGATCTGGAGCGAGGCATTCAGCTTCCCTGGCAAAAGGAAGTCGCCTGGTTCCCGGCAGACAATACCTATCACGGCGAGTCTTATCCGCTGAATACGCGCAATGTCTTGAAGAGCGTTCTCGCCCGTGCGGCGGAGAAGGGCTGGAAGTTCAATCTCGGCATCGAATGCGAGGTGTACTTTCTTAAGCTAACAGACGACGGCAGACTCGAGGTTGCTAACAAGGACGACAACCTTTCCAAGGCCGCCTACGATGTGAAGCGGTTCCTTGATAGCTATCCCATGCTGGACGAAATCGCCGGGTACATCGACGACCTGGGCTGGGGGCTGTATTCCTTTGACCACGAGGATGGCCACGGGCAGTTCGAGTTTGATTTTGGCTATTCCGATGCGCTGACCATGTGCGACCGCTACATCTTCTTCCGCTATATGGCGAAGCAGGTCGCGGCGAAGTATGGACTCATCGCCACCTTCATGCCGAAGCCCTTCGGCGACAAGACGGGCAATGGGGCGCATTTCAATATGTCGCTTGCCAGCCTGGAAACCGGCGAAAATCTCTTCAAGCAGGCGGATCGCAGCGACCCGTACAGCCTCGGGCTGTCCGCGCTGGGCTATCAGTTTACCGCTGGCATCCTGCGCCACGGCCAGGCCCTTTGCGCGGCTTGGGCTCCAACGGTGAACAGCTACAAGCGCCTCGTGCGCCGCGGCCTTATGGGCTACTACTCGTGGGCTCCGGTCTTTAACTCGTTCGGCACCAACAATCGCACCAACTCGGTCCGCATCCCCATGGCGGGAGGACGGGTGGAATCGCGCAATGCCGACTCGAGCTGCAATCCCTATCTCGCCGCCGCCCTCGCGCTTGCTGCCGGGCTTGAGGGCATCGAGCAACAGCTCGATCCCGGGCCGCCGCGCACGGAAAATCTTTATGAACACACGGATGCCGAACTCGCTGAACTCGGTGTCCAGCATCTGCCCAGATCGCTCGGCGAGGCTGTTGCGGCCTTCGATCGCGACCCATTCGTCGAGCAGATTCTCGGGGCGGAACTGAAGAAGGAATTTATCACTTACAAATCCGCGGAGTGGGAGGAGTACAACCTCACTGTCACGCCGTGGGAAATTCATAAATACGCCCGCCTGTACTGA